In Mytilus edulis chromosome 4, xbMytEdul2.2, whole genome shotgun sequence, the following proteins share a genomic window:
- the LOC139521418 gene encoding uncharacterized protein — MLGFLKRNIRTFNSETKTNAYVAMVRSNLDYCATVLNPYQKEQVKKIEMVQRRAACYATNRYRNTSSVGSMLEKLDWESLENRRVKLQLTLLYTVVNDFVDIPCDTYLTRQCHREQDHYIPRSSGNIQPRLTATNTVFFPRTVTVWNSLPATIAEAPSLVSFKRELSTLSI; from the coding sequence ATGCTAGGATTCCTAAAACGCAACATAAGAACATTCAACAGCGAAACCAAGACAAATGCATATGTTGCAATGGTCAGATCCAACTTAGACTACTGCGCAACAGTATTGAATCCATACCAAAAAGAGCAAGTAAAAAAGATTGAAATGGTTCAGCGTCGGGCAGCCTGTTATGCCACCAACCGCTATAGGAACACCAGTAGTGTGGGCAGCATGTTAGAAAAACTAGACTGGGAATCATTGGAAAACAGAAGAGTTAAATTACAGCTTACATTACTCTACACAGTGGTTAATGATTTTGTGGACATACCATGCGACACGTACTTAACAAGGCAATGTCATCGAGAACAAGATCATTACATACCAAGAAGTTCCGGCAATATTCAACCAAGACTAACGGCTACAAATACAGTTTTTTTTCCAAGAACAGTGACAGTTTGGAACTCACTACCAGCAACTATAGCTGAGGCTCCCTCCTTGGTATCTTTCAAGAGGGAGCTTTCAACACTTTCTATCTAA